In Actinomadura citrea, a single window of DNA contains:
- a CDS encoding choline/carnitine O-acyltransferase — MNAGEELSSRTFGNEERLPRVPLPTLDATCERFLEWCGPLLTADERARTESALASFARPDGPGRTLHAALERYDASEGVESWLDTFWPYRYLGRRDRIALNANFFFLFKESPQGQVERAAGLIAGALDYKLRLDREEIPPVVQRGRPLSMAQNRYLFSTTRIPGAEQDTVRAPYTAEWPGPSDARHIVVLFRGNMIRMDVLGPDGHPHTLEELRAGLAAVMKAEAAPEPSAGHLTTKARAEWAASREALLALGNTKALDDIETALFCVCLEDLVPENTLDACDHLLHGDSANRWFDKAVSFVVFGDGTAGINVEHCGLDGTTILSFVDALLGEPPEKPSQRSGARSQGLPVVEAIEFTLDDALRRDIGDAAAAFAGYGAATATATVSFDDFGTDHIKRLKMSPDAFVQMAYQLAHKRAKGRVGATYESIATRQYRNGRTEAMRVVTPEVLRFVDVMDDPAAGAAPRRDAFRAAADAHVRRAKECQAGQAPEQHLWELQLIQKRRGAELGVTEPLPLFESPGWLVMRDDYLSTSSAPSVNIRYFGFGSTSEQCIGVAYVLLPDRLNVYLSTPRPVADAMLEFADRLREAVRELRDLLA; from the coding sequence GTGAACGCCGGCGAAGAACTGTCGTCCCGCACCTTCGGCAACGAGGAGCGCCTGCCGCGGGTGCCGCTGCCCACGCTCGACGCGACCTGCGAGCGGTTCCTCGAATGGTGCGGGCCGCTGCTGACCGCGGACGAGCGGGCCCGGACGGAGTCGGCGCTGGCCTCGTTCGCCCGCCCGGACGGACCGGGACGCACGCTGCACGCGGCGCTGGAGCGCTACGACGCGAGCGAGGGGGTGGAAAGCTGGCTGGACACGTTCTGGCCCTACCGCTACCTCGGCCGCCGCGACCGGATCGCGCTGAACGCCAACTTCTTCTTCCTGTTCAAGGAGTCACCGCAGGGGCAGGTCGAGCGCGCGGCCGGGCTCATCGCCGGGGCGCTGGACTACAAGCTGCGGCTCGACCGGGAGGAGATCCCGCCCGTCGTGCAGCGCGGCCGGCCGCTGTCGATGGCGCAGAACCGGTACCTGTTCTCCACGACCCGCATCCCCGGCGCCGAGCAGGACACCGTCCGCGCCCCCTACACCGCCGAGTGGCCGGGCCCGTCGGACGCCCGCCACATCGTGGTGCTGTTCCGCGGCAACATGATCCGGATGGACGTGCTGGGTCCCGACGGCCACCCCCACACGCTGGAGGAGCTGCGGGCGGGCCTGGCCGCCGTCATGAAGGCGGAGGCCGCGCCGGAGCCGTCCGCCGGGCACCTCACCACCAAGGCCCGCGCCGAGTGGGCGGCGAGCCGGGAGGCGCTGCTGGCCCTCGGCAACACCAAGGCGCTCGACGACATCGAGACCGCGCTGTTCTGCGTGTGCCTGGAGGACCTCGTCCCCGAGAACACCCTCGACGCCTGCGACCACCTGCTCCACGGCGACAGCGCCAACCGCTGGTTCGACAAGGCCGTCTCCTTCGTCGTGTTCGGGGACGGCACCGCGGGCATCAACGTCGAGCACTGCGGCCTGGACGGCACGACGATCCTCAGCTTCGTCGACGCGCTGCTGGGCGAACCCCCGGAGAAGCCGTCGCAGCGGTCGGGCGCACGGTCGCAGGGGCTCCCGGTCGTCGAGGCGATCGAGTTCACCCTGGACGACGCCCTGCGGCGCGACATCGGCGACGCCGCGGCGGCCTTCGCCGGCTACGGGGCGGCCACGGCCACCGCGACCGTGTCGTTCGACGACTTCGGCACCGACCACATCAAGCGGCTGAAGATGTCGCCGGACGCGTTCGTCCAGATGGCCTACCAGCTCGCCCACAAGCGCGCGAAGGGCCGCGTCGGCGCCACCTACGAGTCGATCGCCACCCGCCAGTACCGGAACGGGCGCACCGAGGCGATGCGGGTCGTCACTCCCGAGGTGCTCCGCTTCGTCGACGTCATGGACGACCCGGCGGCCGGGGCCGCGCCGCGCCGTGACGCCTTCCGCGCCGCCGCCGACGCCCATGTCCGGCGGGCCAAGGAATGCCAGGCGGGCCAGGCGCCCGAGCAGCACCTCTGGGAGCTCCAGCTCATCCAGAAACGGCGCGGCGCCGAGCTGGGCGTCACCGAGCCGCTCCCGCTGTTCGAGTCCCCCGGGTGGCTCGTCATGCGGGACGACTACCTGAGCACCAGCTCCGCGCCGTCGGTCAACATCCGCTACTTCGGGTTCGGCTCGACCAGCGAGCAGTGCATCGGCGTCGCCTACGTCCTGCTTCCCGACCGCCTCAACGTCTACCTGAGCACCCCGCGGCCGGTCGCGGACGCGATGCTGGAGTTCGCCGACCGGCTCCGCGAGGCCGTCCGCGAACTCCGGGACCTGCTGGCGTGA
- a CDS encoding class I SAM-dependent methyltransferase produces MSTDATGKISLDHIYTSPDPRAYFGTLRELHYDIPELAKPQFHRIIAEYREARGVPVPTVLDIGCSYGINAALLKYGVTMADLYDRYGGPDALGYTRARLLARDRELVRSREATSRLRFLGLDASDNALSYALEAGFLDGAVHADLESGEPTVEQRAQLAGTDLVISTGCLGYVTERTLSRVVEAHGERRPWMAHFVLRMFPFDPIAEVLATAGYTTVRHDGLFRQRRFATPQEQALVLDRLAEVGADPSGLEAGGWFYAQLYVSRPRD; encoded by the coding sequence GTGAGCACGGACGCCACAGGGAAGATCTCGCTCGACCACATCTACACCAGCCCCGATCCCCGCGCCTACTTCGGCACGCTGCGCGAACTCCACTACGACATCCCGGAACTGGCCAAACCGCAGTTCCATCGGATCATCGCCGAATACCGGGAGGCGCGCGGCGTCCCGGTCCCCACCGTTCTCGATATCGGCTGCTCCTACGGCATCAATGCGGCTCTGCTGAAATACGGCGTGACGATGGCGGACCTGTACGATCGCTACGGCGGTCCCGACGCCCTCGGATACACCCGCGCCAGGCTTCTGGCCCGAGACCGGGAGTTGGTCCGTTCCCGTGAAGCGACGAGCCGCCTGCGTTTCCTCGGCCTGGACGCCTCCGACAACGCCCTTTCCTACGCGCTCGAAGCCGGCTTCCTCGACGGCGCCGTCCACGCGGATCTGGAGAGCGGCGAGCCGACCGTGGAGCAGCGCGCCCAACTCGCCGGAACGGATCTGGTCATCTCGACGGGGTGCCTCGGCTACGTCACCGAGCGCACCCTCTCCCGCGTCGTCGAGGCGCACGGGGAGCGCAGGCCGTGGATGGCGCACTTCGTGCTGCGCATGTTCCCGTTCGACCCGATCGCCGAGGTGCTCGCGACCGCCGGATACACCACCGTCCGCCACGACGGCCTGTTCCGGCAGCGGCGGTTCGCGACGCCGCAGGAGCAGGCGCTCGTCCTGGACCGGCTCGCCGAGGTCGGCGCCGACCCGAGCGGCCTGGAGGCCGGCGGCTGGTTCTACGCGCAGCTCTACGTCTCCCGTCCACGCGACTGA
- a CDS encoding arpA protein has translation MGAAEALAGVVDTERYPLAAPGGAGWDVLVSRTRQELAKTGCCVLPDFIHPALRDVLRAECEAIAPHAHYDVETVNAYNIDVSTPLPQDHPGRITVERGNAFVARDHIPADSVVHRLYASGHFQRFVAACFGLPRVHELADPLSGLVLNVVNPGMEHPWHFDTNEFTVSLLTREPEDGGVFEYCPNIRSAEAENFGDVRRVLTGHGGDLVRRLALRPGDLQLFKGRYSLHRVAAVRGNTARHTAILAYSERPGVIGSVARTRQLFGRVLPEHLAAEGRAVRVDRLLD, from the coding sequence ATGGGCGCAGCGGAGGCTCTCGCGGGGGTCGTCGACACGGAGCGCTATCCGCTGGCCGCGCCGGGCGGCGCGGGATGGGACGTCCTCGTTTCCCGGACCAGGCAGGAACTGGCGAAAACGGGCTGCTGCGTGCTGCCCGACTTCATTCACCCGGCATTGCGGGACGTGCTGCGCGCGGAATGCGAGGCGATCGCTCCGCACGCGCATTACGACGTCGAAACGGTGAACGCCTACAACATCGACGTGAGCACGCCATTGCCGCAGGACCATCCGGGGCGCATCACCGTCGAGCGGGGCAACGCGTTCGTCGCCCGCGACCACATCCCCGCGGACTCCGTCGTCCACCGGCTCTACGCGAGCGGGCACTTCCAGCGGTTCGTGGCGGCCTGCTTCGGGCTGCCCCGGGTGCACGAACTGGCCGACCCGCTGTCGGGGCTCGTCCTCAACGTCGTCAACCCGGGAATGGAGCATCCCTGGCACTTCGACACCAACGAGTTCACGGTCAGCCTGCTGACGCGGGAGCCCGAGGACGGGGGCGTCTTCGAGTACTGCCCGAACATCAGGTCGGCGGAGGCGGAGAACTTCGGCGACGTGCGCCGCGTGCTGACCGGGCACGGCGGTGACCTCGTCCGCCGGCTCGCGCTTCGCCCCGGTGACCTGCAGCTGTTCAAGGGACGGTACTCGCTGCACCGGGTCGCCGCGGTACGGGGGAACACGGCGCGGCACACGGCGATCCTCGCCTACAGCGAGCGCCCGGGGGTCATCGGCAGCGTGGCGCGCACGAGGCAGCTCTTCGGCCGCGTCCTGCCCGAGCACCTGGCGGCGGAGGGGCGCGCCGTCCGGGTCGACCGGCTGCTGGACTAG
- a CDS encoding serine/threonine-protein kinase translates to MDWRLTGFTEERELGRGAQGRVVLARHTGSGTPVAIKYLAGGDAGAVEALRSEAQMLGRLTSPYVARLYQFVEGEHGAAIVMEAVNGASLKEVLREHGALTPEAALLVLKGSLLGLAAAHAVGVVHRDYKPANVVVQGDGLSKLVDFGIAVLAGGSSFAGTPVYMAPEQWRGDPASPATDVYSATCVFVECVTGRRPFATAERAALMNQHLTAQVDVRDVPGPLRQLVLQGMAKDPGERPPGAAEFVTRLDTAAVAAYGGDWEQRGVRALAAAAVALAALFPLGALAVAPGAVGAAGATAGTAGAAGTAGTAGGAGGVGTTGAAVSKGFLATAAGKGAMAAAGAAVVAGTAGGVVYAVQDGKPAPPAAEPAAVVTLAADNRRLTGPAIEVQNARYPKVSGLKDPALERRVNAELRGPVDRLVASARRLATSIDCRGKPVKVGTETRLGLRGPRLVSVRYYMLSDNCQQADGSPGGEVVTVDLRTGRRLTAADVFQPATLTSDGVRRLRSLVPQKPALHERRWQDCGSDGPFDLSDLSPHQDSGAPERTLPPILNPFFTPTGFELSFLAGGSDGCGNLNFGTSYANVRGLLKPGIVALLPSGPSPSRS, encoded by the coding sequence ATGGACTGGCGGCTGACGGGGTTCACCGAGGAGCGCGAACTCGGACGGGGGGCGCAGGGACGGGTCGTCCTGGCCCGCCACACGGGGTCCGGGACCCCGGTCGCGATCAAGTACCTGGCAGGCGGGGACGCCGGCGCGGTCGAGGCGCTGCGGTCCGAGGCGCAGATGCTGGGGCGCCTGACGAGCCCGTACGTGGCCCGCCTCTACCAGTTCGTGGAGGGCGAGCACGGCGCGGCGATCGTGATGGAGGCGGTGAACGGCGCGTCCCTGAAGGAGGTGCTGCGCGAGCACGGGGCCCTCACTCCGGAGGCCGCGCTGCTCGTGCTGAAGGGCTCGCTGCTCGGGCTCGCGGCCGCCCACGCCGTCGGGGTCGTGCACCGCGACTACAAGCCGGCGAACGTCGTGGTGCAGGGCGACGGCCTGAGCAAGCTCGTGGACTTCGGCATCGCCGTCCTGGCGGGCGGCAGCTCGTTCGCGGGGACGCCCGTCTACATGGCGCCGGAGCAGTGGCGCGGTGATCCCGCCAGCCCCGCCACCGACGTGTACTCCGCGACGTGCGTGTTCGTGGAGTGCGTCACCGGGCGGCGCCCGTTCGCGACGGCCGAACGGGCGGCCCTGATGAACCAGCACCTCACCGCGCAGGTCGACGTGCGGGACGTGCCCGGGCCTCTTCGCCAGCTCGTCCTGCAGGGGATGGCGAAGGACCCGGGGGAGCGGCCGCCGGGCGCGGCGGAGTTCGTCACGCGGCTGGACACCGCCGCCGTCGCCGCGTACGGGGGCGACTGGGAGCAGCGGGGCGTGCGCGCCCTGGCCGCCGCCGCGGTCGCGCTGGCCGCGCTGTTCCCGCTCGGTGCCCTCGCCGTCGCGCCGGGCGCGGTCGGGGCGGCCGGGGCTACCGCGGGCACGGCGGGCGCGGCGGGCACGGCGGGCACGGCCGGCGGCGCGGGCGGCGTGGGGACCACGGGGGCGGCCGTGAGCAAGGGATTCCTCGCCACCGCGGCCGGCAAGGGCGCGATGGCCGCCGCGGGCGCCGCCGTGGTCGCGGGGACGGCGGGCGGCGTCGTCTACGCGGTGCAGGACGGCAAGCCCGCGCCACCCGCGGCCGAGCCCGCCGCCGTCGTCACCCTGGCCGCCGACAACCGCCGGCTCACCGGCCCGGCGATCGAGGTCCAGAACGCGCGGTATCCGAAGGTCAGCGGGCTGAAGGACCCCGCACTGGAGCGCCGCGTCAACGCCGAGCTCCGCGGGCCGGTGGACCGGCTCGTCGCGTCGGCGAGGAGGCTGGCCACCTCGATCGACTGCCGGGGCAAGCCCGTGAAGGTGGGCACCGAGACGAGGCTCGGGCTGCGCGGCCCGCGCCTGGTGTCGGTCCGCTACTACATGCTGTCGGACAACTGCCAGCAGGCGGACGGCTCCCCGGGCGGCGAGGTCGTCACCGTCGACCTGCGCACCGGCCGCCGGCTCACCGCGGCCGACGTCTTCCAGCCCGCGACGCTCACCTCGGACGGCGTGCGCCGGCTCCGGTCGCTCGTCCCGCAGAAGCCGGCCCTCCATGAGCGCCGGTGGCAGGACTGCGGCTCCGACGGGCCGTTCGACCTCTCCGACCTCTCCCCCCACCAGGACTCGGGGGCGCCGGAGAGGACCCTGCCGCCGATCCTGAACCCGTTCTTCACCCCCACGGGTTTCGAGCTCTCCTTCCTGGCGGGCGGCAGCGACGGCTGCGGCAACCTGAACTTCGGCACCTCCTACGCGAACGTCCGCGGCCTGCTGAAGCCCGGGATCGTCGCGCTGCTGCCCTCAGGTCCCTCGCCGTCGCGGTCCTGA
- a CDS encoding PP2C family protein-serine/threonine phosphatase, protein MLRELLAASHLMSMEQLPGAVARHAADQGLHDAVIYVVDLQQTVLRLLTGEGPDAGRNPGAETPELRVDGTVAGRAFQTMETAAGQAVDGGNCQYWVPILDGAERLGVLRVTVRRDDARALEEAESLAGLVALIIVSKGPYSDSFSRLVRTRDMTVSAEMQWRLLPPMTFGNDQVVIGAALEPAYMLGGDTFDYALAGETVHLTIFDAMGHDTAAGLTSNLAVAACRNSRIQGAGLVETAQAIEAALLEQDPSGRFVTAVLAELDLPSGVLSWISHGHPPPVVIRGSRWVTTLECPPGAPLGTGLGVQPELCSEQLEPGDRVLFYSDGIVEARDPSKQEFGLDRFVDFIIRREADGLSVPETLRRLVHSILEHHAGRLDDDATVLLLEWHGPLGVGDASERLKND, encoded by the coding sequence ATGCTGAGAGAGCTGCTGGCGGCGAGCCATCTGATGTCGATGGAGCAGCTGCCGGGCGCGGTGGCCCGGCACGCCGCCGACCAGGGCCTCCATGACGCGGTCATCTACGTCGTGGATCTCCAGCAGACGGTGCTGCGCCTGCTGACGGGCGAGGGGCCGGACGCCGGGCGGAACCCCGGAGCCGAGACCCCGGAGCTGAGGGTCGACGGGACGGTCGCGGGCCGGGCCTTCCAGACGATGGAGACCGCGGCCGGTCAGGCCGTCGACGGCGGGAACTGCCAGTACTGGGTGCCGATCCTCGACGGGGCCGAGCGGCTCGGCGTGCTGCGCGTGACCGTCCGCCGCGACGACGCCCGGGCCCTTGAGGAGGCCGAGTCCCTGGCCGGCCTGGTCGCGTTGATCATCGTCAGCAAGGGCCCGTACAGCGACTCCTTCTCCCGCCTCGTGCGGACCAGGGACATGACCGTGTCGGCGGAGATGCAGTGGCGGCTGCTGCCCCCGATGACCTTCGGCAACGACCAGGTCGTCATCGGCGCCGCGCTGGAACCGGCCTACATGCTGGGCGGCGACACCTTCGACTACGCCCTCGCGGGCGAGACCGTCCATCTCACGATCTTCGACGCCATGGGCCACGACACCGCCGCCGGGCTCACCTCCAACCTCGCCGTCGCGGCCTGCCGCAACAGCCGCATCCAGGGGGCCGGGCTCGTCGAGACGGCGCAGGCCATCGAGGCGGCGCTGCTCGAACAGGACCCGAGCGGGCGCTTCGTCACGGCCGTGCTGGCCGAGCTCGACCTGCCGTCGGGCGTGCTGTCGTGGATCTCGCACGGGCACCCTCCCCCCGTCGTCATCCGCGGGTCGCGGTGGGTCACCACGCTGGAGTGCCCGCCCGGCGCCCCGCTCGGCACCGGCCTCGGCGTGCAGCCGGAGTTGTGCAGCGAGCAGCTGGAACCGGGTGACCGGGTCCTGTTCTACAGCGACGGGATCGTGGAGGCCCGCGACCCGAGCAAGCAGGAGTTCGGGCTGGACCGGTTCGTCGACTTCATCATCCGGCGCGAGGCCGACGGGCTGTCGGTCCCCGAGACGCTGCGGCGCCTCGTCCACAGCATCCTGGAGCACCACGCGGGACGCCTGGACGACGACGCCACCGTCCTGCTCCTCGAATGGCACGGTCCCCTCGGCGTGGGGGACGCCTCCGAGCGGCTCAAGAACGACTGA